One genomic region from Amycolatopsis sp. FBCC-B4732 encodes:
- a CDS encoding helix-turn-helix transcriptional regulator: MTSAPPPEELDPDALKAVTHPLRRRILSVLSAGPATATKLAKALGENTGATSYHLRELARFGFVEDAPELARGKERWWRTRPRDIRWPRRSEQSAESRVLFDDMQRQGFEEDLEKLNRFAEKREELPGDWPDALFYARGGTWLTAEELQRFWNDYMELFRRYRRSEDDRSPEARRVLVRLLAFPEPGE; encoded by the coding sequence ATGACCAGCGCTCCACCACCGGAAGAGCTCGACCCGGACGCCCTCAAGGCCGTCACGCACCCGCTGCGCCGCCGGATCCTCAGCGTGTTGTCGGCGGGCCCGGCGACCGCCACGAAACTCGCCAAAGCCTTGGGCGAGAACACCGGCGCGACCAGCTACCACCTGCGGGAACTGGCCCGGTTCGGGTTCGTCGAGGACGCCCCGGAGCTCGCGCGGGGCAAGGAACGGTGGTGGCGGACGCGGCCGCGGGACATCCGCTGGCCGCGCCGCAGCGAGCAGAGCGCCGAATCCCGGGTGCTGTTCGACGACATGCAGCGCCAGGGGTTCGAGGAAGACCTCGAGAAGCTGAACCGGTTCGCGGAAAAGCGCGAAGAGCTGCCCGGCGACTGGCCGGACGCGCTGTTCTACGCCCGCGGCGGCACCTGGCTCACCGCCGAGGAACTGCAGCGGTTCTGGAACGACTACATGGAGCTGTTCCGCCGGTACCGGCGAAGCGAGGACGACCGGTCACCGGAAGCGCGGCGCGTGCTCGTGCGCCTGCTCGCGTTCCCGGAACCAGGGGAATGA
- the otsB gene encoding trehalose-phosphatase: protein MTAEALPAELRRAIVQIARTPRLLVACDYDGTLAPITLNPDEARPLPESVGALRSLAGLHETTTAVISGRALRDLATLSRLPSEVNLVGSHGSEFDIGFIHALDDKARELHRRLEAELEQLVLDVPGVSLEVKPASIAVHVRRAEHEAGRRVLAAVHSGPSKWEGVSTTDGKEVVELAVVQTDKGRALDILRHQVGATAAIFLGDDVTDEKAFARLSGPDLGIKVGDGETLAGYRVPDTVDVALVLAFMLEERRNWLYGESAPPIERLSMLANERSVALLTPDAKLTWLCHPGPDAPAVFADLLGGEGAGHFSIKPHRNGLPLGQRYLPNTMTVETRWSRLLVTDYLEPESPQHRTDLVRVISGEAVASVKFAPRPEFGGVPVKLEITDGGVRVLGTSEPFVLYSPGVEWTITSDGLHDTATALVQPTPTQPVVLELRCGTTDLGPHELSEVERRDRAGRYWSEWTSKLQLPKVQTDLVLRSALTLRGLVNTDTGGVLAAATSSLPEEIGGVRNWDYRYCWIRDAAMTVRELVHLGSIDEAEGYLRWLHGVLATLAGPERLHPLYTLAGSVIGAEAVIESLPGYAGSRPVRVGNLANHQVQLDVFGPVVELVGTLAAARGDLRDEDWQMVRAMAEAVTRRWNEPDHGIWEERHVPRHRVYSRVMCWVTIDRAVKLGEQYGRGVPGAWPTLRDEIKNDVLEHGWNDEVQAFTTAYDGTDLDAASLFVGLTGLIDPADERFQHTVTAIEAELRSGSTVYRYRRDDGLPGGEGGFHICAAWLIEAYLLTGRRTEAQELFDQIVAAAGPTGLLPEQYDPIAERSLGNHPQAYSHIGLIRCANLLAAS from the coding sequence TTGACTGCCGAGGCCCTGCCCGCCGAGTTGCGGCGCGCGATCGTCCAGATCGCGCGTACCCCGCGACTGCTGGTCGCGTGCGACTACGACGGCACGCTGGCACCCATCACCCTCAACCCGGACGAGGCACGCCCGCTGCCCGAGTCCGTCGGTGCCCTCAGATCGCTCGCCGGTCTGCACGAGACCACCACCGCGGTCATCTCCGGCCGCGCGCTGCGCGACCTCGCCACGCTGTCGCGGCTGCCGTCCGAGGTGAACCTCGTCGGCAGCCACGGCTCGGAGTTCGACATCGGCTTCATCCACGCCCTCGACGACAAGGCGCGTGAGCTGCACCGGCGGCTCGAAGCCGAGCTCGAACAGCTGGTGCTGGACGTGCCGGGGGTGTCGCTGGAGGTCAAGCCGGCGAGCATCGCGGTGCACGTGCGCCGCGCCGAGCACGAGGCCGGGCGCCGCGTGCTGGCCGCCGTCCACTCCGGACCGTCGAAGTGGGAAGGCGTGTCGACCACCGACGGCAAGGAGGTCGTCGAGCTCGCGGTCGTCCAGACGGACAAGGGCCGCGCGCTGGACATCCTGCGCCACCAGGTCGGAGCCACCGCGGCGATCTTCCTCGGCGACGACGTCACCGACGAGAAGGCCTTCGCCCGCCTCTCCGGCCCGGACCTGGGCATCAAGGTCGGCGACGGGGAGACCCTGGCCGGCTACCGCGTGCCGGACACCGTGGACGTCGCCCTGGTGCTGGCGTTCATGCTGGAAGAGCGCCGCAACTGGCTGTACGGCGAGTCCGCGCCGCCGATCGAGCGGCTGTCGATGCTGGCCAACGAGCGGTCGGTCGCGCTGCTCACGCCGGACGCGAAGCTGACCTGGCTGTGCCACCCGGGGCCGGACGCGCCCGCCGTGTTCGCCGACCTGCTCGGCGGCGAGGGGGCCGGCCACTTCTCCATCAAGCCGCACCGCAACGGCCTCCCGCTCGGCCAGCGCTACCTGCCGAACACGATGACGGTCGAGACGCGCTGGTCGCGCCTGCTCGTCACCGACTACCTCGAGCCGGAGAGCCCGCAGCACCGCACGGACCTGGTCCGGGTGATCTCGGGCGAGGCGGTGGCGAGCGTCAAGTTCGCGCCGCGCCCCGAGTTCGGCGGCGTGCCGGTGAAGCTGGAGATCACCGACGGCGGCGTGCGCGTGCTCGGCACGTCGGAGCCGTTCGTGCTCTATTCGCCGGGCGTCGAGTGGACCATCACCTCCGACGGCCTGCACGACACCGCGACCGCGCTGGTGCAGCCGACGCCGACCCAGCCGGTCGTGCTGGAGCTGCGCTGCGGCACCACGGACCTCGGCCCGCACGAACTGTCCGAAGTGGAGCGACGCGACCGCGCCGGCCGCTACTGGAGCGAGTGGACGTCGAAGCTGCAGCTGCCGAAGGTGCAGACCGACCTGGTGCTGCGCTCGGCGCTGACGCTGCGCGGCCTGGTCAACACCGACACCGGCGGGGTGCTCGCCGCGGCGACGTCGTCGCTGCCGGAGGAGATCGGCGGCGTCCGCAACTGGGACTACCGCTACTGCTGGATCCGCGACGCCGCGATGACCGTGCGGGAGCTCGTGCACCTGGGCTCGATCGACGAGGCCGAGGGCTACCTGCGCTGGCTGCACGGCGTGCTCGCGACGCTGGCCGGCCCGGAGCGGCTGCACCCGCTCTACACCTTGGCGGGCAGCGTGATCGGCGCCGAAGCGGTGATCGAGTCGCTGCCCGGGTACGCCGGTTCGCGCCCGGTCCGCGTCGGAAACCTGGCGAACCACCAGGTCCAGCTGGACGTCTTCGGCCCGGTCGTCGAGCTGGTCGGCACCCTGGCCGCGGCGCGCGGTGACCTGCGCGACGAGGACTGGCAGATGGTCCGCGCGATGGCGGAAGCCGTCACGCGGCGCTGGAACGAGCCGGACCACGGGATCTGGGAGGAGCGGCACGTGCCGCGCCACCGGGTCTACTCGCGGGTCATGTGCTGGGTGACGATCGACCGCGCGGTGAAGCTGGGCGAGCAGTACGGCCGCGGCGTGCCGGGCGCGTGGCCCACGCTGCGCGACGAGATCAAGAACGACGTCCTCGAGCACGGCTGGAACGACGAGGTCCAGGCGTTCACCACGGCCTACGACGGCACGGACCTGGACGCGGCGTCGCTGTTCGTCGGCCTGACCGGGCTGATCGACCCGGCCGACGAGCGCTTCCAGCACACGGTGACCGCGATCGAGGCGGAGCTGCGCAGTGGGTCCACTGTGTACCGTTACCGCCGCGACGACGGCCTGCCGGGCGGCGAGGGCGGCTTCCACATCTGCGCGGCGTGGCTGATCGAGGCGTACCTGCTCACCGGGCGGCGCACCGAGGCGCAGGAGCTGTTCGACCAGATCGTGGCGGCGGCCGGCCCGACGGGCCTGCTGCCGGAGCAGTACGACCCGATCGCGGAACGGTCCCTCGGCAACCACCCGCAGGCCTATTCCCACATCGGGCTCATCCGGTGCGCCAACTTGCTGGCGGCGAGTTAG
- a CDS encoding S9 family peptidase, whose product MTLHGTVVAPPGGSKLPGLVMVHGSGAHSREDYREQAEAFARQGIATLIYDKRTEGYSQFERSYSTLADDALAAVEALRRRPDVDPARVGVWGLSEGGWVAPLAASRSADVAFVVTLGANGVEPSRQQAWAIENQLRRLGMDGSIVRMAASTMMRQLAGGGVFPEAHHDPVAVLKSLRQPVLGLWGAKDVLTPPGEAVRIFQVSLGRYTLRVFPDAQHQLRRTTDGFDKLPGYAPGYLELVGTWVNHPPSTSSADAPPAQDRPSVQVTPLNWYEPTWLQLAVLVLLLGAFAWYPLVRRGPAANSARWLSATGLLAVLGFLVVDVLIQVTMGKGLGPVVAGRPLAWLALQLLSLGAVAAAIGTAVAWRRHRTPRLGVPLAGGVLFVPWAVYWGLLGI is encoded by the coding sequence GTGACCTTGCACGGCACCGTCGTCGCACCACCCGGCGGGTCGAAGCTGCCGGGACTGGTGATGGTCCACGGCTCGGGGGCGCACAGCCGGGAGGACTACCGCGAGCAGGCGGAAGCCTTTGCGCGACAGGGGATCGCGACGCTCATCTACGACAAGCGCACCGAAGGCTATTCCCAGTTCGAACGCTCGTACTCGACGCTGGCGGACGACGCGCTCGCCGCCGTCGAGGCGTTGCGCAGGCGGCCGGACGTCGATCCGGCGCGAGTCGGCGTCTGGGGGCTGAGCGAAGGGGGCTGGGTGGCACCGCTCGCCGCCTCGCGGTCGGCGGACGTCGCGTTCGTCGTGACACTGGGGGCGAACGGCGTCGAGCCGTCGAGGCAGCAGGCGTGGGCGATCGAGAACCAGTTGCGGCGCCTGGGAATGGACGGCTCGATCGTGCGGATGGCGGCTTCGACGATGATGCGCCAGCTCGCCGGCGGCGGCGTGTTCCCGGAAGCGCACCACGACCCGGTGGCCGTGCTGAAGAGCCTGCGCCAGCCGGTGCTCGGGTTGTGGGGCGCGAAGGACGTCCTGACGCCGCCGGGTGAAGCCGTCCGGATCTTCCAGGTGTCCCTGGGCCGGTACACGCTGCGGGTGTTCCCGGACGCCCAGCACCAGCTGCGGCGCACGACCGACGGCTTCGACAAGCTGCCCGGTTACGCACCGGGCTACCTGGAGCTGGTGGGCACGTGGGTCAACCACCCGCCGTCGACGTCGAGCGCCGACGCGCCGCCCGCGCAGGACCGGCCGAGCGTCCAGGTGACGCCGTTGAACTGGTACGAGCCGACCTGGCTCCAGCTCGCGGTGCTGGTGCTCCTGCTCGGCGCGTTCGCCTGGTACCCGCTCGTCCGGCGGGGTCCGGCGGCGAACTCGGCGCGGTGGCTGTCGGCGACCGGGCTGCTCGCCGTGCTCGGCTTCCTGGTCGTGGACGTCCTGATCCAGGTCACCATGGGCAAGGGACTGGGCCCGGTCGTCGCCGGCCGCCCACTGGCGTGGCTGGCGTTGCAGCTGCTTTCACTGGGCGCGGTGGCCGCCGCCATCGGCACGGCGGTGGCGTGGCGGCGGCACCGGACCCCACGGCTCGGCGTACCCCTCGCCGGCGGCGTCTTGTTCGTCCCCTGGGCCGTCTACTGGGGCCTGCTGGGGATCTAG
- a CDS encoding RNA polymerase sigma factor: MQVIHEGSELWGHDRPDLGGPEPGPAFGRLFDAHAPQLRRYLARRVGPEPANDLVAETFLVALRRRETYRPELGTARSWLYGIATNLLRHHVRSELRGLQATARLARTGETSHAGHDGRVAERVDAQVRAARLAAALARLSPADRDTLLLVSWAGLEPAEVAEALGIPPGTVRSRLHRIRRWLRTNAPIEEEVQDLA, from the coding sequence ATGCAGGTGATCCACGAGGGATCGGAGCTCTGGGGGCACGACCGCCCGGACCTGGGCGGACCCGAGCCCGGGCCGGCGTTCGGGCGGCTCTTCGACGCCCACGCCCCGCAGCTGCGCCGCTACCTCGCCCGCCGGGTCGGGCCCGAACCGGCCAACGACCTCGTCGCCGAGACCTTCCTGGTGGCGTTGCGCCGCCGCGAGACCTACCGGCCGGAGCTGGGCACGGCCCGGTCGTGGCTCTACGGCATCGCGACCAACCTGCTCCGCCACCACGTGCGGTCCGAGCTGCGCGGGCTGCAGGCCACGGCGCGGCTGGCCCGCACCGGCGAAACGAGCCACGCGGGCCACGACGGCCGCGTCGCCGAGCGCGTCGACGCCCAGGTCCGGGCGGCGCGGCTGGCCGCGGCGCTGGCCCGGCTGAGCCCGGCCGACCGCGACACGCTGCTGCTCGTGTCGTGGGCCGGGCTGGAACCGGCGGAGGTGGCCGAGGCCCTCGGCATCCCGCCGGGTACGGTCCGCTCCCGATTGCACCGGATCAGACGCTGGCTCAGGACGAACGCCCCGATCGAAGAGGAGGTGCAGGACCTTGCGTGA
- a CDS encoding threonine/serine exporter ThrE family protein, whose amino-acid sequence MKINERTNGGRAARWPLLEPPEQRAEQRAKVHRPNLLKHRPWHVLEAPTGELPAVEAEEAMGPQLPDETTVNFVLDLSLRIGEVQMASGAGASDVTATILAIAGALGLPHCEVDVIFTSITVTCHRGTDLSPVTALRVVRSRSLDYTRLTETEKLVRKIVRGHIGAEQAQTELERITSAPHPYPRWTATLAWGGVAAFVTLLLGGGPDIALVAFVISGVIDRIGRFVNRYGLPFFFQQVIGGLFATLSAMIILSTGVLTTDKPTLVVAAAVTVLLSGLSTVSAVQDAITGYNVTAAGRTMETVLMSAGLITGVVLALRIAVMLGLPRTPLPELPTSTALQLPMVVLGGAGAAACFALASYSKMRAMLVAAAAGAIGAAVYGSLMVARLDGVSSSAIAATLVGFCGGVLARRLGVTPLVVAVSGITPLLPGLSTYRGLYQIGVEPGGNISMLMTAVAIGLALAAGVVLGEWLAQPVRTGLGRLERRFAGPRMAGPLEPTERSLE is encoded by the coding sequence GGCGGCCAGATGGCCCCTGCTCGAACCGCCGGAACAACGGGCGGAACAGCGGGCGAAGGTCCACCGGCCGAACCTGCTCAAGCACCGGCCGTGGCACGTGCTCGAGGCGCCCACCGGGGAGCTGCCCGCCGTCGAGGCCGAAGAGGCCATGGGGCCGCAGCTGCCCGACGAGACCACCGTCAACTTCGTGCTCGACCTCTCCCTGCGGATCGGGGAGGTGCAGATGGCGAGCGGGGCCGGCGCGTCCGACGTCACCGCGACCATCCTCGCCATCGCCGGGGCGCTCGGGCTGCCGCACTGCGAGGTCGACGTCATCTTCACGTCGATCACCGTCACCTGCCACCGCGGGACCGACCTCTCGCCCGTCACCGCGCTGCGCGTCGTGCGGAGCCGGAGCCTCGACTACACGCGGCTGACCGAGACCGAGAAGCTCGTGCGGAAGATCGTGCGCGGGCACATCGGGGCCGAGCAGGCGCAGACCGAGCTCGAGCGGATCACCTCGGCGCCGCACCCCTACCCGCGCTGGACCGCGACGCTGGCCTGGGGTGGCGTCGCCGCGTTCGTGACGCTGCTGCTCGGCGGCGGGCCCGACATCGCGCTCGTCGCGTTCGTCATCAGCGGGGTCATCGACCGGATCGGGCGGTTCGTGAACCGCTACGGGCTGCCGTTCTTCTTCCAGCAGGTGATCGGCGGCCTGTTCGCGACCTTGTCGGCGATGATCATCCTCAGCACCGGCGTGCTGACCACCGACAAACCGACGCTCGTCGTCGCGGCCGCGGTCACCGTGCTGCTGTCCGGGCTGTCCACCGTCTCGGCGGTGCAGGACGCCATCACCGGCTACAACGTCACCGCCGCCGGCCGCACGATGGAAACCGTGCTGATGTCGGCCGGCCTGATCACCGGGGTCGTGCTGGCCCTGCGCATCGCCGTCATGCTCGGCCTGCCGCGCACGCCGCTGCCCGAGCTGCCGACGTCGACGGCGCTGCAGCTGCCGATGGTCGTCCTCGGCGGCGCCGGCGCGGCCGCCTGCTTCGCGCTCGCGAGCTACTCCAAGATGCGCGCGATGCTGGTCGCGGCGGCCGCCGGGGCCATCGGCGCCGCCGTCTACGGCTCGCTCATGGTGGCGCGGCTGGACGGCGTGAGCTCGTCCGCGATCGCCGCCACGCTGGTCGGGTTCTGCGGTGGCGTGCTCGCGCGGCGACTCGGCGTTACTCCACTGGTGGTCGCCGTGTCCGGGATCACTCCGCTGCTTCCCGGCCTCTCGACCTACCGTGGTCTGTACCAGATCGGGGTCGAGCCGGGCGGCAACATCTCGATGCTCATGACGGCCGTCGCAATCGGGCTTGCGCTGGCAGCGGGCGTGGTACTCGGGGAATGGCTCGCCCAGCCGGTGCGCACCGGCCTGGGCAGGCTCGAGCGGCGGTTCGCCGGACCACGCATGGCTGGTCCGCTCGAACCGACCGAACGAAGCTTGGAGTAA
- a CDS encoding C39 family peptidase, which translates to MRRFRLGFVTLVAAMGLVSLPAVADASTEAVLNIQYQVQETGYWCGPAATRIALSARTGNLPSQATLAAQLGTTTNGTDWVGQVTGVLNADLGTSWYETKEMPNDPPTQAQRDLLWRDIVLDINNGYPIVANIVAPANNHPPGYPNYTIYHYFTVIGYDSSDMTVKIADPASFGGNQIYWLSFDQLATLIPPKGYAA; encoded by the coding sequence ATGCGCAGATTCCGCCTGGGGTTCGTCACGCTCGTCGCCGCCATGGGGCTCGTCTCGCTGCCCGCGGTCGCCGACGCCAGCACCGAAGCCGTGCTGAACATCCAGTACCAGGTCCAGGAGACCGGCTACTGGTGCGGCCCGGCCGCCACCCGGATCGCGCTGTCCGCGCGCACCGGCAACCTGCCGAGCCAGGCGACGCTCGCCGCCCAGCTCGGCACGACCACCAACGGCACGGACTGGGTCGGCCAGGTCACCGGCGTGCTCAACGCCGACCTCGGCACGAGCTGGTACGAGACGAAGGAGATGCCGAACGACCCGCCGACGCAGGCCCAGCGCGACCTGCTGTGGCGGGACATCGTGCTCGACATAAACAACGGCTACCCGATCGTCGCGAACATCGTCGCGCCCGCGAACAACCACCCGCCGGGCTACCCGAACTACACGATCTACCACTACTTCACCGTGATCGGCTACGACAGCTCCGACATGACGGTCAAGATCGCCGACCCGGCGAGCTTCGGCGGGAACCAGATCTACTGGCTGAGCTTCGACCAGCTCGCGACGCTGATCCCGCCGAAGGGCTACGCCGCCTAG
- a CDS encoding trehalose-6-phosphate synthase: MGEPKEHGNQADFVVVANRLPVDLERTTDGERRWTASPGGLVSALEPFLRSRKGAWVGWPGVPDVDVDEFDDDGLVLHPVSLSADEVRDYYEGFSNATLWPLYHDVVERPVFDRVWWNSYVKVNQRFAKASAEVAAPGATVWIQDYQLQLVPAMLRELRPDLRIGFFLHIPFPPVELFMQMPWRAAIIRGLTGADLVGFHRPGGAQNFLWLCRQLIGLESTRGAVGVRSRPGTMQVGDRTVRVGAFPISIDAAGLDTLARTKGVQERAAQLRRDLGNPKTVILGVDRLDYTKGIDLRLQALHELLHEGRLQPDDVTFVQLATPSRERVEHYQRMRGEIEQMVGRINGEFARVGHPVVHYLHQSVDRTELAAFFSAADVMVVTPLRDGMNLVCKEYVAARHDLGGALVLSEFAGAAAELSSAFLVNPHDLDGVKDALVAAITLDPAEGRRRMRAMRRQVLTHDVDRWARSFLQALGAEAVD, translated from the coding sequence GTGGGTGAACCGAAGGAGCACGGGAACCAAGCCGATTTCGTCGTGGTGGCGAACCGGCTACCGGTGGACCTGGAACGGACGACGGACGGCGAACGCCGCTGGACGGCCAGCCCGGGCGGGCTCGTCTCCGCGCTGGAGCCGTTCCTGCGTTCGCGCAAGGGCGCCTGGGTGGGCTGGCCGGGCGTACCGGACGTCGACGTCGACGAGTTCGACGACGACGGGCTCGTGCTCCACCCGGTGTCGTTGAGCGCCGACGAAGTCCGCGACTACTACGAAGGTTTCTCCAACGCGACCCTCTGGCCGCTCTACCACGACGTCGTGGAGCGCCCGGTGTTCGACCGCGTGTGGTGGAACAGCTACGTCAAGGTGAACCAGCGGTTCGCGAAGGCCAGCGCCGAGGTCGCCGCGCCGGGCGCGACCGTGTGGATCCAGGACTACCAGCTGCAGCTGGTGCCGGCGATGCTGCGCGAGTTGAGACCGGACCTGCGCATCGGCTTCTTCCTGCACATCCCGTTCCCGCCGGTCGAGCTGTTCATGCAGATGCCGTGGCGCGCGGCGATCATCCGCGGCCTGACCGGCGCGGACCTCGTCGGCTTCCACCGCCCCGGCGGCGCGCAGAACTTCCTGTGGCTGTGCCGTCAGCTGATCGGCCTCGAGTCGACGCGCGGCGCGGTCGGCGTGCGGTCGCGGCCGGGCACCATGCAGGTCGGCGACCGGACCGTCCGGGTGGGCGCGTTCCCGATCTCTATCGACGCCGCCGGGCTCGACACCCTCGCCCGCACGAAGGGCGTCCAGGAGCGGGCCGCGCAGCTGCGGCGCGACCTCGGCAACCCCAAGACGGTCATCCTCGGCGTCGACCGGCTCGACTACACCAAGGGCATCGACCTGCGGCTGCAGGCGCTGCACGAGCTGCTGCACGAAGGCAGGCTGCAGCCGGACGACGTCACGTTCGTCCAGCTCGCCACCCCGAGCCGCGAGCGCGTCGAGCACTACCAGCGGATGCGCGGCGAGATCGAGCAGATGGTCGGCCGGATCAACGGCGAGTTCGCCCGCGTGGGCCACCCGGTCGTGCACTACTTGCACCAGTCCGTGGACCGGACGGAGCTGGCGGCGTTCTTCTCCGCCGCGGACGTCATGGTCGTGACTCCGTTGCGTGACGGCATGAACCTGGTGTGCAAGGAGTACGTCGCCGCTCGGCACGACCTGGGCGGCGCGCTGGTGCTGTCCGAGTTCGCCGGCGCGGCCGCCGAGCTCTCTAGCGCATTCCTCGTGAACCCCCACGACCTGGACGGGGTGAAGGACGCGCTAGTGGCTGCCATTACGCTCGACCCGGCTGAGGGCCGTCGCCGGATGCGCGCCATGCGTCGCCAGGTCCTCACGCACGATGTCGATCGTTGGGCGCGCTCTTTCCTACAGGCTCTGGGTGCCGAAGCGGTCGACTGA